From one Paeniglutamicibacter psychrophenolicus genomic stretch:
- a CDS encoding S1C family serine protease — MSENQFEQPGTGRDPEQQPESGAVPPRPATPPSTPADGSGDGAAGTGGTQPVSRIEGAADPTQALPRHTGNPGQDAPAQGTPAQGPATGAQPQPAYGAPAPAQQPTHAWNSAPQGGSPYGTPTAEEHASAFGAPLPPARNNAPKKFTSGALIVGMVAAAIIGAGGAVGANYVMNSNPTAAASSSTTPQGDVVINNPKNVTAVTAAAAKASPSVVTIDVAGTSEAGSGSGIILDTAGHILTNTHVVTLGGTTSSPKIAVRTSDGKVHDATVVGTDPLSDLAVIKIEAQDLVPAELGASGNLNVGDTAIAIGAPLGLSGTVTDGIISTLNRTISVASSAVPKQSEGSDSNDNGDGNQFNFQFPGAPDQQQQQQSSSGGSIFINVIQTDAAINHGNSGGALVDVNGNIIGVNVAIASSGSGATSSSDSGSIGVGFAIPIDYAKRIANDIIDNGSATHGLLGVTVQAKPANANGGNSSSFSVGAEVKEVVADSPAAKAGLKAGDVITGVDARSISDSTSLTAAIREIPAGGTTVVHYTRGGAAESATVTVGETPAQ; from the coding sequence ATGAGCGAGAACCAGTTTGAGCAGCCGGGCACCGGCCGCGATCCGGAACAGCAGCCGGAATCCGGCGCCGTGCCGCCGCGCCCCGCGACCCCGCCGAGCACCCCAGCCGACGGTTCGGGCGACGGCGCCGCGGGCACCGGCGGCACCCAACCGGTCTCTCGGATCGAAGGGGCCGCGGATCCGACCCAGGCACTGCCGCGCCACACGGGCAACCCCGGCCAGGACGCACCGGCACAGGGCACCCCGGCGCAAGGGCCGGCAACCGGCGCGCAGCCGCAGCCTGCCTACGGGGCCCCGGCCCCCGCGCAACAGCCGACGCACGCCTGGAACTCGGCGCCGCAGGGCGGCTCGCCCTACGGCACCCCGACCGCCGAAGAACATGCCTCCGCCTTCGGCGCACCGCTTCCCCCGGCGCGGAACAACGCGCCGAAGAAATTCACCTCCGGTGCCCTGATCGTGGGCATGGTCGCCGCCGCCATCATCGGCGCGGGCGGCGCGGTGGGCGCCAACTACGTGATGAACTCCAACCCCACGGCAGCCGCATCCTCCAGCACCACCCCGCAGGGCGACGTGGTCATCAACAACCCGAAGAACGTCACCGCAGTCACCGCGGCGGCCGCCAAGGCCAGCCCCAGCGTGGTCACCATCGATGTCGCAGGCACCTCCGAGGCCGGCTCGGGCTCCGGCATCATCCTGGACACGGCCGGGCACATCCTGACCAACACGCACGTGGTGACCCTGGGCGGGACCACCAGCAGCCCGAAGATCGCGGTGCGCACCTCCGACGGGAAGGTCCACGACGCCACCGTGGTGGGCACCGACCCGCTCTCGGACCTGGCCGTGATCAAGATCGAGGCGCAAGACCTGGTGCCTGCCGAACTGGGGGCCTCCGGCAACCTGAACGTGGGCGACACGGCCATCGCGATCGGCGCCCCGCTGGGCCTGAGCGGCACCGTCACCGACGGCATCATCTCCACGCTTAACCGCACCATCTCCGTCGCCTCCTCCGCGGTGCCCAAGCAATCCGAGGGCAGCGATTCGAACGACAACGGCGACGGCAACCAGTTCAACTTCCAGTTCCCCGGCGCCCCGGACCAGCAGCAACAGCAGCAGTCCAGTTCCGGGGGCTCGATCTTCATCAACGTGATCCAGACCGACGCGGCGATCAACCACGGCAACTCCGGCGGCGCGCTGGTGGACGTGAACGGGAACATCATCGGGGTGAACGTCGCGATCGCCTCCTCCGGTTCCGGCGCCACCTCCTCCTCGGACAGCGGCTCGATCGGTGTCGGGTTCGCCATCCCGATCGACTACGCCAAGCGCATCGCCAACGACATCATCGACAACGGCTCGGCCACCCACGGGCTGCTCGGGGTCACGGTGCAGGCCAAACCCGCCAACGCCAACGGCGGGAACTCCTCCTCGTTCAGCGTCGGCGCCGAGGTCAAGGAGGTCGTCGCCGACAGCCCCGCGGCCAAGGCGGGCCTGAAGGCGGGCGACGTGATCACCGGCGTGGATGCGCGCAGCATCTCCGACAGCACCTCGCTGACCGCCGCGATCCGCGAGATCCCGGCCGGCGGCACCACGGTGGTCCACTACACCCGCGGCGGCGCGGCGGAATCGGCCACCGTGACGGTGGGCGAAACCCCGGCCCAGTAG
- a CDS encoding PspA/IM30 family protein, which yields MAKQSIFGRVAQLAKANINAMLDSAEDPQKMLDQMVRDYTDNIAEAETAVAQTIGNLRMIEEDYNEDVQASSDWGSKALAASGKADEFRSAGETANADKFDSLAKVAIQRQMQAESEAKSSEPTITSQREIVEKLKSGLDAMKSKRQELVSKRDELVARAKSAQAQNQVQEAVKSIDIMDPSSEVGRFEEKIRREEARVRGAAELASSSLDAQFNSLEDMGEQTEIEARLAALKAPKTAPSITTGADE from the coding sequence GTGGCAAAGCAGTCTATTTTTGGTCGTGTCGCCCAGCTGGCCAAGGCCAACATCAACGCCATGCTCGATTCGGCCGAAGATCCCCAGAAGATGCTCGACCAGATGGTCCGCGACTACACCGACAACATCGCCGAGGCTGAAACCGCCGTCGCCCAGACCATCGGCAACCTGCGCATGATCGAGGAAGACTACAACGAGGATGTCCAGGCATCCTCCGACTGGGGCAGCAAGGCCCTGGCCGCTTCGGGCAAGGCCGATGAGTTCCGTTCCGCCGGCGAAACCGCCAACGCCGACAAGTTCGACTCGCTGGCCAAGGTCGCCATCCAGCGCCAGATGCAGGCCGAGTCCGAGGCGAAGTCCTCGGAGCCGACCATCACCTCGCAGCGCGAGATCGTGGAGAAGCTCAAGTCCGGCCTGGACGCCATGAAGTCCAAGCGCCAGGAACTGGTTTCCAAGCGCGACGAGCTCGTGGCCCGCGCCAAGTCCGCCCAGGCCCAGAACCAGGTGCAGGAGGCCGTGAAGTCCATCGACATCATGGATCCCTCCAGCGAGGTCGGACGCTTCGAGGAAAAGATCCGCCGCGAAGAGGCCCGCGTGCGCGGCGCCGCCGAGCTGGCCTCCTCGTCGCTGGACGCCCAGTTCAACTCCCTGGAGGACATGGGCGAGCAGACCGAGATCGAGGCCC
- a CDS encoding TPM domain-containing protein, giving the protein MKSLPRRMALVASAGILSLFMLAPPALADSPVQIPPGQFVVDQADVLGSDTSEVEAAVKQLKRDTGQSLYVIYVDTFSNPDDPDEWVTEVAKSKNMGTSDVVLAVGVQDRQARFTTNDRSELHASGQDIFNQMVSPELSDEQWTAAALGAVTGIENVSDGMTPDGGEAATGPNGSGSTGGSGGGGTAGWLLVGGVVVVGGATAWALTRRKKLPAQLPQVATGPDGKPLDPLASLSIPELRTKAGSLLIAADDAIRSSEQEVGFAQAQFGEAAIKPFAEDIETAKTHMSESFKLQQQLDDEIPDTEEEQRSWLGEIIRRCEAVNETLEQHTEEFASLRELEKNAPEAAASLKARIEPLRQRVGTVQGQLTELATRYTDGALNQVHTNIAEAGERLDFANTAVSTAEAKIASAETAEAAVVVRAGEDAVHQATVLLDAVAHAGDDLDKARTDLESMVSTAAQDLAQGRALVANGSNPELAGSVAALESALSSVQAQVGTGRVDPVALLAEVDAGLRPLNGQLNQIRDAQERNRRAADQLQAAIRSAQMKISGTDDFIRARRGGVGATARTRLAEAQRNLEEALRLASTDPVNALSYAEHASALADQAAREAENDVNGFGGGFGGGRGGSNGLGGAILGGILIDSILRGGSHSGDSGGGIFGGGGFGGFGGGGGGGFGGGFGDGAGGNF; this is encoded by the coding sequence ATGAAATCGCTCCCCCGGCGGATGGCACTTGTTGCCTCCGCAGGAATCTTGTCCCTGTTCATGCTTGCACCACCGGCCCTGGCCGATTCCCCCGTGCAGATCCCCCCGGGGCAGTTCGTCGTGGACCAGGCCGACGTCCTGGGTTCGGACACCTCCGAGGTCGAGGCTGCGGTGAAGCAGCTGAAGCGGGACACCGGCCAGTCGCTCTACGTCATCTACGTGGATACCTTCAGCAACCCGGACGACCCCGACGAGTGGGTCACCGAGGTGGCCAAGTCCAAGAACATGGGCACCAGCGACGTGGTGCTGGCCGTCGGGGTCCAGGATCGCCAGGCCAGGTTCACCACCAACGACCGCAGCGAGCTGCACGCCTCCGGCCAGGACATCTTCAACCAGATGGTGTCCCCCGAGCTGTCCGACGAGCAGTGGACCGCCGCCGCCCTGGGCGCGGTCACCGGCATCGAGAACGTCTCCGACGGCATGACCCCCGACGGCGGGGAAGCCGCCACCGGCCCGAACGGTTCGGGCTCCACCGGCGGATCCGGCGGCGGCGGCACCGCCGGCTGGCTGCTGGTCGGCGGGGTCGTGGTGGTCGGCGGCGCCACGGCCTGGGCGCTGACGCGCCGCAAGAAGCTCCCCGCGCAGCTCCCGCAGGTGGCCACCGGTCCCGACGGCAAGCCCCTGGACCCGCTGGCATCGCTCAGCATCCCGGAATTGCGCACCAAGGCCGGCAGCCTGCTCATTGCCGCCGACGACGCCATCCGCTCCTCCGAGCAGGAGGTCGGCTTCGCCCAGGCACAATTCGGCGAGGCGGCCATCAAGCCCTTCGCCGAGGACATCGAGACGGCCAAGACGCACATGTCCGAGTCCTTCAAGCTGCAGCAGCAATTGGACGACGAGATCCCCGACACCGAGGAAGAACAGCGCTCCTGGCTCGGTGAGATCATCCGCCGCTGCGAGGCCGTCAATGAGACCCTCGAGCAGCACACCGAGGAATTCGCCTCGCTGCGCGAGCTGGAAAAGAACGCGCCCGAGGCTGCCGCCTCGCTCAAGGCGCGGATCGAGCCGCTGCGCCAGCGCGTCGGCACGGTCCAGGGACAGCTCACCGAGCTTGCGACCCGCTACACCGACGGCGCGCTGAACCAGGTCCACACCAACATCGCCGAGGCCGGCGAACGGCTGGACTTCGCCAACACCGCGGTGTCCACCGCCGAGGCGAAGATCGCATCGGCCGAAACCGCCGAGGCCGCCGTCGTGGTCCGCGCCGGGGAGGACGCCGTGCACCAGGCCACCGTGCTACTCGATGCCGTGGCCCACGCCGGGGACGACCTGGACAAGGCCCGCACCGACCTCGAGTCCATGGTCTCCACCGCCGCCCAGGACCTGGCCCAGGGCCGCGCCCTGGTCGCCAACGGTTCCAACCCCGAGCTGGCCGGATCGGTCGCCGCCCTGGAATCCGCGCTCTCCTCGGTCCAGGCGCAGGTCGGCACCGGGCGGGTGGACCCTGTCGCCTTGCTGGCCGAGGTCGATGCGGGGCTTCGCCCGCTGAACGGGCAGCTGAACCAGATCCGTGATGCGCAGGAACGAAACCGCCGAGCGGCCGACCAGCTGCAGGCGGCCATCCGCTCCGCGCAGATGAAGATCAGCGGCACCGACGACTTCATCCGCGCCCGGCGCGGCGGAGTCGGCGCCACGGCCCGCACCCGGCTGGCAGAGGCCCAGCGAAACCTCGAGGAAGCGCTGCGCCTGGCCTCCACCGACCCGGTCAATGCCCTGTCCTACGCCGAGCACGCCTCGGCGCTGGCCGACCAGGCCGCCCGCGAGGCGGAGAACGACGTCAACGGATTCGGCGGCGGATTCGGCGGCGGCCGGGGCGGAAGCAACGGCCTGGGTGGCGCCATCCTCGGCGGCATCCTCATCGATTCCATCCTGCGCGGCGGCTCGCATTCCGGTGATTCCGGCGGCGGCATCTTCGGCGGCGGCGGGTTTGGCGGATTCGGCGGCGGCGGCGGAGGTGGCTTCGGCGGCGGGTTCGGCGATGGCGCGGGAGGCAACTTCTAG